Proteins encoded within one genomic window of Novosphingobium sp. EMRT-2:
- a CDS encoding GAF domain-containing protein yields the protein MPVVVARHSDTVLDVVRSPSAAASSAIAASWCRSVLFHGLDPDQRAARERVDGASLSALRAEHEVMLTVAGPVLDGMFRSVGRSGCAVILSDARGVVLERRTNDADADAFTAAGLVLGARWGEAEEGTNGIGTCLYEDQPVIVHRDQHFAGRNVDISCMDAPVHDPHGRLAGALDVSSCRDDHGPAMAEMIAALVRDAARKIERDYFCRHFDGHRIVFLSDDATTGTALLAVDRDDLVIGASRAARLRLGLNDATLATPRALGQLLGEGAGPSFEDADRAVLRQALAQAGGNASQAARLLGIGRATLYRRMARAGLTP from the coding sequence ATGCCCGTGGTGGTCGCTCGACACAGCGACACGGTTCTGGACGTGGTGCGGTCCCCCAGCGCGGCGGCTTCGTCGGCGATCGCCGCGTCGTGGTGCCGCTCGGTGCTGTTCCACGGGCTCGATCCGGACCAGCGCGCGGCGCGCGAGCGAGTCGATGGTGCGTCCCTGTCGGCCTTGCGGGCCGAGCATGAGGTCATGCTCACCGTGGCGGGACCAGTGCTCGACGGGATGTTCCGCTCGGTCGGGCGCTCCGGCTGCGCGGTGATCCTCAGCGATGCGCGCGGTGTGGTGCTGGAGCGCCGGACGAACGATGCGGACGCCGATGCCTTCACCGCCGCGGGCCTTGTTCTGGGCGCGCGCTGGGGCGAGGCGGAGGAAGGCACCAACGGCATCGGCACCTGCCTGTACGAAGACCAGCCCGTGATCGTTCACCGCGATCAGCACTTCGCCGGGCGCAATGTCGATATCAGCTGCATGGATGCGCCGGTGCACGATCCGCACGGCCGGCTGGCGGGGGCTCTCGACGTATCGAGCTGCCGCGACGATCACGGGCCGGCCATGGCGGAAATGATCGCCGCGCTGGTGCGCGATGCCGCGCGCAAGATCGAGCGGGACTATTTCTGCCGGCACTTCGATGGCCACCGCATCGTGTTCCTGTCCGATGACGCCACCACCGGCACCGCGCTGCTGGCGGTCGATCGCGATGATCTGGTGATCGGTGCGAGCCGGGCGGCGCGGTTGCGTCTGGGGTTGAACGACGCGACCCTGGCCACGCCGCGCGCGCTTGGCCAGCTGCTCGGCGAAGGGGCGGGGCCATCGTTCGAGGATGCCGATCGCGCGGTCCTGCGGCAGGCGCTGGCGCAGGCCGGCGGCAACGCCAGCCAGGCGGCCCGCCTGCTCGGCATCGGCCGGGCCACGCTCTATCGCCGCATGGCCCGGGCCGGCCTGACCCCCTGA
- the adh gene encoding aldehyde dehydrogenase, with protein MDSVVQDRPVATLQPPFAARYDNFIGGAWVAPRDGRYFQNVSPITGKVVGEIARSQAEDIEAALDAAHKAKDAWGRTSVAERAAILLRIADRMEQNLEKLATAETWDNGKPIRETMAADVPLAIDHFRYFAGVVRAQEGSIGEIDHDTVAYHFHEPLGVVGQIIPWNFPLLMAAWKMAPALAAGNCIVLKPAEQTPASIMVWIDLVGDLLPPGVLNIVNGFGLEAGKPLASSSRVAKIAFTGETSTGRLIMQYASQNLIPVTLELGGKSPNIFFEDVTREDDDFLDKAIEGFVMFALNQGEVCTCPSRALIHESIYDRFMEKALARVAAIRQGSPLDSATMIGAQASAEQRDKILSYVGIGRQEGADLLIGGGAADLGGELSGGYYVQPTVFRGHNKMRIFQEEIFGPVLSVTTFRDADEALAIANDTLYGLGAGVWSRDANTCYRFGRAIQAGRVWTNCYHAYPAHAAFGGYKQSGIGRETHRMMLDHYQQTKNMLVSYSAKKLGFF; from the coding sequence ATGGATTCCGTCGTTCAGGATCGCCCGGTTGCGACGCTGCAACCGCCCTTCGCGGCCCGTTATGACAATTTCATCGGCGGCGCGTGGGTCGCGCCCCGGGACGGGCGCTATTTCCAGAACGTGTCGCCCATCACCGGCAAGGTCGTCGGCGAGATTGCCCGTTCGCAAGCGGAGGATATCGAGGCAGCGCTGGATGCCGCGCACAAGGCCAAGGACGCCTGGGGGCGTACCTCGGTGGCCGAACGCGCCGCGATCCTGCTGCGCATCGCCGATCGCATGGAGCAGAACCTCGAAAAGCTGGCGACGGCCGAAACGTGGGACAACGGCAAGCCGATCCGCGAGACGATGGCCGCGGACGTGCCGCTGGCGATCGACCATTTCCGCTATTTCGCCGGCGTCGTCCGCGCGCAGGAAGGCTCGATCGGCGAGATCGACCACGATACGGTCGCCTATCATTTCCACGAACCGCTGGGCGTGGTGGGGCAGATCATCCCGTGGAACTTCCCGCTGCTGATGGCGGCGTGGAAGATGGCGCCGGCGCTGGCGGCGGGCAATTGCATCGTGCTCAAGCCCGCTGAACAGACTCCGGCCTCGATCATGGTGTGGATCGATCTGGTCGGCGATCTGCTGCCGCCGGGTGTGCTCAACATCGTCAACGGCTTCGGGCTGGAAGCGGGCAAGCCGCTCGCCTCCTCGTCGCGCGTCGCCAAGATCGCCTTCACCGGCGAAACCTCGACCGGCCGGCTCATCATGCAGTACGCCAGCCAGAACCTGATCCCGGTAACGCTGGAACTGGGCGGCAAATCGCCCAACATCTTCTTCGAGGACGTGACGCGCGAGGATGACGATTTCCTCGACAAGGCGATCGAGGGCTTCGTGATGTTCGCGCTCAACCAGGGCGAGGTCTGCACCTGCCCCAGCCGCGCGCTGATCCACGAAAGCATCTATGATCGCTTCATGGAAAAGGCGCTGGCCCGCGTCGCCGCGATCCGGCAGGGCAGCCCGCTCGACAGCGCCACGATGATCGGCGCGCAGGCCTCGGCGGAGCAGCGCGACAAGATCCTCTCCTATGTCGGCATCGGACGGCAGGAAGGCGCGGACCTGCTGATCGGTGGCGGCGCGGCCGATCTCGGCGGGGAGCTTTCGGGCGGGTACTATGTCCAGCCCACGGTGTTCCGCGGCCACAACAAGATGCGCATCTTCCAGGAGGAAATCTTCGGCCCGGTCCTGTCGGTGACGACCTTCCGCGACGCCGACGAGGCGCTCGCCATCGCCAACGACACGCTCTATGGCCTTGGCGCAGGGGTGTGGAGCCGTGATGCCAACACCTGCTATCGCTTCGGCCGGGCGATCCAGGCCGGGCGGGTGTGGACCAACTGCTACCACGCCTATCCCGCCCACGCGGCGTTCGGCGGCTACAAGCAGTCGGGCATCGGCCGCGAAACGCACCGCATGATGCTCGATCACTACCAGCAGACCAAGAACATGCTGGTCAGCTACAGCGCGAAGAAGCTCGGCTTCTTTTGA
- the adhP gene encoding alcohol dehydrogenase AdhP produces the protein MAKTMKAAVVRAFGKPLTIDEVPVPQVGPGQIQVAIQASGVCHTDLHAAEGDWPVKPNPPFIPGHEGVGYVSQVGAGVKNVKEGDRVGVPWLYSACGHCVHCLGGWETLCETQLNTGYSVNGGFADYVIADPNYVGHLPANISFTEIAPVLCAGVTVYKGLKMTDTKPGDYVAISGIGGLGHMAVQYAVAMGLNVAAIDIDDAKLDLARRLGATITVNARHDDPATVIKRETGGGVNGVLVTAVSPKAFEQAIGVTARGGTVALNGLPPGDFPLNIFGLVLNGITVRGSIVGTRLDLQESIDFAAHGKVRATVETAKLEDINAVFDRMHKGQIEGRVVLDLTV, from the coding sequence ATGGCCAAGACCATGAAGGCCGCCGTCGTGCGCGCATTCGGCAAGCCGCTGACGATCGATGAAGTGCCCGTGCCGCAGGTTGGCCCTGGCCAGATCCAGGTCGCGATCCAGGCATCGGGCGTATGCCACACCGACCTCCACGCCGCCGAGGGCGACTGGCCGGTCAAACCCAACCCGCCGTTCATTCCGGGGCACGAGGGCGTCGGCTATGTCAGCCAGGTGGGCGCGGGCGTGAAGAACGTGAAGGAAGGCGATCGCGTCGGCGTGCCGTGGCTCTACAGCGCCTGCGGCCATTGCGTGCATTGCCTGGGTGGCTGGGAAACGCTGTGCGAGACGCAGCTCAACACCGGCTATTCGGTCAACGGCGGGTTCGCGGACTACGTCATCGCCGATCCGAACTACGTCGGCCACTTGCCCGCCAACATCAGCTTCACCGAGATCGCGCCCGTGCTCTGCGCCGGCGTCACGGTGTACAAGGGGCTGAAGATGACCGACACCAAGCCCGGCGATTACGTCGCGATCAGCGGCATCGGCGGGCTGGGCCACATGGCCGTGCAATATGCCGTTGCCATGGGCCTGAACGTGGCCGCGATCGATATCGACGATGCCAAGCTGGACCTCGCGCGCCGGCTGGGCGCGACGATCACCGTCAACGCCCGCCACGACGATCCCGCCACGGTCATCAAGCGCGAGACCGGTGGCGGCGTGAACGGCGTGCTGGTCACGGCGGTCAGCCCCAAGGCGTTCGAGCAGGCGATCGGCGTCACCGCGCGTGGCGGCACCGTCGCGCTCAACGGGCTGCCGCCGGGCGATTTCCCGCTCAACATCTTCGGGCTGGTGCTGAACGGCATCACCGTGCGCGGCTCGATCGTCGGCACGCGGCTCGACCTGCAGGAATCGATCGATTTCGCCGCGCATGGAAAAGTCCGCGCCACGGTGGAGACCGCCAAGTTGGAGGACATCAACGCCGTGTTCGACCGGATGCACAAGGGCCAGATCGAAGGCCGCGTGGTGCTGGACCTGACGGTGTAG
- a CDS encoding TonB-dependent receptor: MTGIPRRIGGRPAFHHASALAISLSLAFAASSAHAEAAPPAAGETATQGLDEIVVTAQKREERLQDVPVSVVAVSSAKINELHAISLGSLAAFTPGLVVDDSSVTQPRFTIRGVATDDFGIGTEPAVAVFVDGIYTARTGSALIFFNDIERVEVLKGPQGTIFGRNTSAGAISIVTKKPEDRFTTTANFDFGNYGSKRIEAMVNVPLTHNLQVRGDVLINRRDGWLHDAVTGKGRGFIHTTSGRISARWTPDSATDIVFAWDHDETRNDGPVAIGISQAALSRDPFGPFTNDVVGGARETRLLNGYALTINRDITDGLKLTSISSYRRFSTSNREDEDGTNDPTRYLDTDNIESNKSFYQELRLSHDGEKLDTSKNRLILA, from the coding sequence GTGACCGGAATTCCGCGACGCATCGGGGGCAGGCCCGCGTTCCATCACGCTTCCGCGCTGGCTATCAGCCTGAGCCTGGCTTTCGCCGCATCATCGGCCCATGCCGAAGCGGCGCCACCCGCCGCCGGGGAAACGGCGACCCAGGGGCTCGATGAAATCGTCGTGACCGCGCAGAAGCGCGAGGAGCGGTTGCAGGACGTGCCGGTCAGCGTGGTCGCGGTCAGCTCGGCCAAGATCAATGAACTGCACGCGATCAGCTTGGGTTCGCTGGCCGCCTTCACGCCGGGCCTGGTGGTGGACGACAGCTCGGTCACGCAGCCGCGCTTCACCATTCGCGGCGTGGCGACCGACGATTTCGGCATCGGCACCGAACCGGCCGTCGCGGTCTTCGTCGACGGCATCTACACCGCGCGCACCGGCTCGGCGCTGATCTTCTTCAACGATATCGAGCGCGTGGAAGTGCTGAAGGGGCCACAGGGCACGATCTTCGGCCGCAACACGTCGGCCGGCGCGATCTCGATCGTCACCAAGAAGCCGGAAGACCGCTTCACCACCACCGCCAACTTCGATTTCGGCAATTACGGTTCGAAGCGTATCGAGGCGATGGTCAACGTGCCTCTGACGCACAACCTGCAGGTGCGCGGCGATGTGCTGATCAACCGGCGCGATGGCTGGCTGCACGATGCCGTCACCGGCAAGGGCCGGGGCTTCATCCACACCACTTCGGGCCGCATTTCCGCGCGCTGGACGCCCGACAGCGCCACCGACATCGTGTTCGCGTGGGACCATGACGAGACGCGCAACGATGGCCCCGTGGCGATCGGCATCAGCCAGGCGGCGCTGTCGCGCGATCCGTTCGGACCGTTCACCAACGACGTGGTCGGCGGCGCGCGCGAAACGCGCCTGCTCAACGGCTATGCGCTGACCATCAACCGCGACATCACCGACGGGCTGAAGCTGACCAGCATCAGTTCGTACCGCCGCTTCTCGACCTCGAACCGCGAGGACGAGGACGGCACCAACGATCCCACGCGCTATCTCGACACCGACAATATCGAAAGCAACAAGAGCTTCTATCAGGAGCTGCGCCTTTCGCACGATGGCGAAAAGCTGGACACCTCGAAGAACCGTCTGATTTTGGCGTAA
- a CDS encoding IS5 family transposase, which translates to MAGQPGFFDLSNRYEALSAAGDPLERLSGVVDFEVFRGPLIAALRRSVRGKGGRPPFDPVMMFKILVLQALYSLSDEATEFQIKDRLSFQRFLGLGLDGTVPDATTVWLFRERLVQAKAIDKLFARFDAALTDRGYLAMGGQIIDATVVPAPKQRNTDEEKAAIKDGRIPEAWKAKPARLRQKDRDARWSVKYTKAKVKEGADPKAFKPVDLAIPMFGYKNHIGIDRAHGLIRTWDASAANAHDGARLPDLISTNNTGSGVWADTAYRSKKNETFLERGMFKSHIHQRKPNRRAMPERVARANAKRSAIRSAVEHVFAGQKHRMGLIVRTIGIARARIKIGMANLAYNFQRLAWLEGRTAPA; encoded by the coding sequence ATGGCGGGACAGCCCGGTTTCTTTGATCTTTCGAACCGGTACGAGGCCTTGAGCGCAGCGGGTGATCCGTTGGAGCGTCTGTCCGGGGTGGTCGACTTTGAGGTTTTCCGGGGGCCATTGATCGCCGCTCTGCGCCGCAGTGTTCGTGGCAAAGGCGGGCGGCCGCCGTTTGACCCGGTGATGATGTTCAAAATTCTGGTGCTGCAGGCGCTCTATTCGCTTTCGGACGAAGCGACGGAATTCCAGATCAAGGATCGCTTGTCGTTCCAGCGCTTCCTGGGCCTTGGGCTCGATGGCACGGTGCCGGATGCAACGACGGTGTGGCTGTTCCGCGAGCGCTTGGTGCAAGCCAAGGCAATCGACAAGCTCTTCGCCCGCTTCGATGCCGCACTGACCGACCGGGGCTATCTCGCCATGGGCGGCCAGATCATCGATGCTACCGTTGTGCCTGCCCCCAAGCAGCGGAACACCGACGAGGAGAAGGCAGCGATCAAGGACGGCCGGATCCCGGAGGCATGGAAGGCAAAGCCAGCCCGGCTCCGTCAGAAGGATCGCGATGCCCGCTGGAGCGTGAAGTACACCAAGGCCAAGGTGAAGGAGGGTGCCGATCCCAAGGCCTTCAAGCCGGTCGATCTCGCCATCCCGATGTTCGGCTACAAGAACCACATCGGCATCGACCGGGCTCACGGGTTGATCCGGACCTGGGATGCCAGTGCCGCCAATGCCCATGACGGCGCCCGGTTGCCTGACCTGATCAGCACGAACAACACCGGTTCGGGCGTCTGGGCTGATACCGCCTACCGGTCGAAGAAAAACGAAACCTTTCTCGAGAGGGGCATGTTCAAGAGCCACATCCACCAGCGCAAACCGAACCGCCGTGCCATGCCCGAGCGTGTCGCCAGAGCCAATGCGAAGCGATCGGCCATCCGCTCGGCAGTCGAACACGTCTTTGCCGGGCAAAAGCACCGCATGGGCCTGATCGTGCGCACCATCGGCATTGCCCGCGCCCGCATCAAGATCGGCATGGCCAACCTTGCCTATAACTTCCAGCGCCTCGCATGGCTTGAGGGGCGTACTGCGCCCGCGTGA
- a CDS encoding TonB-dependent receptor domain-containing protein: MNQVRPTSARVFRTLQLHWLLGGSYFNEVGHQTSAVTALVDSIDFALSSGGLPLFSAFAGAGLPVFGNTWREDMTNTARNKSFAAFGDVTWDVTDKWSLRFGLRYTNDRKTFTWFAPSVQSPGLSAIQLPGAVFNAGFDQLGLPPLFDPATTYSVLQVYQTLAAQPFLAGAPIYPTGNLIFNQGALQNVPFTRKASFNDVSPRFVVSYKFTPDVMAYVSASRGYKAGGFNSQAINSYFRPETVWNFEAGVKSEFFDRRLRFNLTGYYFRYNDRQSISLVQNGSTIPQYVTTTGSSKAYGFDLDTALKINDYLSLTGTLSWIDSTWASRIEQVQTFSGPINLNLNGQPTGEPRLSSTFGAHATVPVSFGKLFADFNWSHRSRARTNARTPYDDALDTVLGGVDWTKLGTLRSSRDLVNARIGGKSANERVTVAFWVENLFNKQYMNGINNITTTTFGTPYTRISPPRFFGGSVTLKY; this comes from the coding sequence GTGAATCAGGTCAGGCCGACAAGCGCCAGAGTTTTTCGAACCCTCCAGCTGCACTGGCTGCTGGGCGGCAGCTATTTCAACGAAGTCGGCCACCAGACCAGCGCGGTGACGGCGCTGGTCGATTCGATCGATTTCGCGCTCTCCAGCGGCGGGCTGCCCCTGTTCAGCGCGTTTGCCGGCGCCGGCCTGCCGGTGTTCGGCAACACCTGGCGCGAGGACATGACCAACACCGCGCGCAACAAGTCGTTCGCGGCGTTCGGCGACGTGACCTGGGACGTGACCGACAAGTGGAGCCTGCGCTTCGGCCTGCGCTATACCAACGATCGCAAGACCTTCACCTGGTTCGCGCCCAGCGTGCAGTCGCCGGGCTTGTCGGCGATCCAGTTGCCGGGCGCGGTGTTCAACGCGGGCTTCGACCAGCTCGGCCTGCCGCCGCTGTTCGATCCGGCGACCACCTATTCGGTGCTGCAGGTCTATCAGACGCTCGCCGCTCAGCCGTTCCTGGCCGGCGCGCCGATCTACCCGACGGGCAACCTGATCTTCAACCAAGGCGCGCTGCAAAACGTGCCGTTCACCCGCAAGGCCAGCTTCAACGACGTCTCGCCGCGCTTCGTGGTCAGCTACAAGTTCACCCCCGATGTCATGGCCTATGTCTCCGCCTCGCGCGGGTACAAGGCCGGCGGCTTCAACTCGCAGGCGATCAACAGCTATTTCCGTCCGGAAACGGTGTGGAACTTCGAAGCCGGCGTGAAGTCGGAATTCTTCGACCGGCGGCTGCGCTTCAACCTGACCGGCTATTATTTCCGCTACAATGATCGCCAGTCGATCTCGCTGGTGCAGAACGGCAGCACCATCCCGCAATACGTCACCACCACCGGCAGTTCGAAGGCCTATGGCTTCGATCTCGATACGGCGCTGAAGATCAACGACTACCTCAGCCTGACCGGCACCCTGTCGTGGATCGATTCCACCTGGGCGAGCCGCATCGAGCAGGTGCAGACCTTCAGCGGGCCGATCAATCTCAACCTCAACGGGCAGCCCACCGGCGAGCCGCGCCTCAGCAGCACGTTCGGCGCGCACGCGACCGTACCGGTCAGCTTCGGCAAGCTCTTCGCCGATTTCAACTGGAGCCACCGCTCGCGCGCCCGCACCAACGCGCGCACGCCTTATGACGACGCGCTCGATACGGTGCTGGGCGGGGTCGACTGGACGAAGCTGGGCACGCTGCGGTCCTCGCGCGATCTGGTCAACGCCCGCATCGGCGGCAAGAGCGCCAACGAACGCGTGACCGTGGCCTTCTGGGTCGAGAACCTGTTCAACAAGCAGTACATGAACGGCATCAACAACATCACCACCACCACGTTCGGCACGCCCTACACGCGGATTTCGCCGCCGCGCTTCTTCGGCGGCAGCGTGACGCTCAAGTATTGA
- a CDS encoding parallel beta-helix domain-containing protein, with protein sequence MKAGFVRGRTALLGSALMVAGLGSLGLAGPAWAAGPQADADGFVTDRAFEKHLQEQLLDAKAGDVITIPAGKYRLSRGLGLTASGVTIKGAGKDQTVLSFAGMVAGPVGLLVTGNNFVVSDLTVQDTKGDGIKINGTKGVTFRNVRVRWTDPDNSTHGAYGIYPVGCTDVLIEDSEVFGSSDAGIYVGQSDNIIVRRNRAELNVAGIEIENSTHADVYENVATRNTGGILVFNMPNLPKPGHSTRIHNNVSEANNTPNFAAKGTAVSIVPKGTGMIVLANDDVEIFDNDIRNNDTMGIAIASDFSTDYKIEAGAPGEHDPYPDRVLIAGNRISGGGNAPDAERFPAAPVIRAAGQSTNVVWDGYTRAPADDNGICLASGPDKLIRLDPKSPGKFAVIDGKSCDGFKRQPPVVIR encoded by the coding sequence ATGAAGGCAGGATTTGTGCGCGGCCGCACGGCGCTGCTGGGCAGTGCGCTGATGGTGGCGGGTCTGGGCTCGCTGGGGTTGGCCGGGCCGGCCTGGGCGGCGGGTCCGCAGGCCGATGCCGATGGCTTCGTCACCGATCGCGCCTTCGAAAAGCATCTCCAGGAGCAGTTGCTTGATGCCAAGGCCGGGGACGTGATCACCATTCCCGCCGGCAAGTACCGCCTGTCGCGCGGCCTGGGGCTGACCGCCTCGGGCGTGACGATCAAGGGCGCGGGCAAGGACCAGACCGTGCTGTCCTTCGCCGGCATGGTCGCCGGCCCCGTCGGCCTGCTGGTCACCGGCAACAACTTCGTCGTCAGCGATCTGACCGTGCAGGACACCAAGGGCGACGGGATCAAGATCAACGGCACCAAGGGCGTCACCTTCCGCAACGTGCGCGTGCGCTGGACCGATCCCGACAACAGCACGCACGGCGCCTATGGCATCTATCCGGTGGGTTGCACCGACGTGCTGATCGAGGACAGCGAAGTGTTCGGCTCGTCCGACGCCGGCATCTATGTCGGGCAGTCGGACAACATCATCGTGCGCCGCAACCGGGCAGAGCTGAACGTCGCCGGGATCGAGATCGAGAACTCGACGCACGCCGACGTTTACGAGAACGTCGCCACCCGCAACACCGGTGGCATCCTCGTGTTCAACATGCCCAACCTGCCCAAGCCGGGCCACAGCACGCGCATTCACAACAACGTGTCGGAAGCGAACAACACCCCGAACTTCGCGGCCAAGGGCACCGCCGTCAGCATCGTGCCCAAGGGCACCGGCATGATCGTGCTGGCCAACGACGATGTCGAGATCTTCGACAACGACATCCGCAACAACGATACCATGGGCATCGCCATCGCCAGCGATTTCTCGACCGACTACAAGATCGAGGCCGGCGCGCCCGGCGAGCACGATCCCTATCCGGACCGGGTGCTGATCGCTGGCAACCGTATCTCGGGTGGCGGCAACGCGCCCGATGCGGAGCGCTTCCCGGCCGCCCCGGTGATCCGCGCGGCGGGCCAGAGCACCAACGTGGTGTGGGACGGCTATACCCGTGCCCCCGCGGACGACAACGGCATCTGCCTCGCGTCCGGGCCGGACAAGCTGATCCGGCTCGATCCGAAGAGCCCCGGCAAGTTCGCGGTGATCGACGGCAAGAGCTGCGACGGCTTCAAGCGCCAGCCGCCTGTCGTCATCCGCTAA
- a CDS encoding SO2930 family diheme c-type cytochrome produces MSKFLRFALWSLVASVLGFAVLTHHSSAAGSREDFPAKLSQWKLIQRAGDRLAAAPSGVTYELATPLFTDYALKWRVLFIPNGQKAAYNPDRAFDLPVGTVIAKTFYYPVAPVDHTGESADVLKARPSDYQDGVGGLRLAHVRLMETRLLVHRAGGWVALPYVWDEDQRDATLERVGDAIPLTMVDGTERKDFVYVVPNANDCANCHAPNFTTGEINHIEPIGIKARHLNRDFPGKFGTINQLTRLQRLGYLSGAPAVASAPRNVDWHDERLPVDARARSYLDINCSHCHSPVGAARTTGLWFDQGHEHGADWASPRRIGVCKQIVAGGHGGGGLPFDVAPGEPEKSILLYRLRSNVPGTMMPEIGRSLVHAEGIALVRSWIERMEGQCRLASEQ; encoded by the coding sequence GTGTCCAAGTTCCTGCGGTTCGCGTTGTGGTCGCTGGTCGCTTCCGTTCTCGGCTTCGCGGTGCTGACGCACCATTCCAGCGCGGCGGGATCGCGGGAGGATTTCCCCGCGAAGCTCTCGCAATGGAAGCTGATCCAGCGCGCAGGCGACCGGCTGGCCGCCGCGCCGTCCGGCGTGACCTACGAACTCGCCACGCCGCTGTTCACCGACTACGCGCTGAAATGGCGCGTGCTGTTCATTCCGAACGGGCAGAAGGCCGCGTACAATCCCGATCGCGCGTTCGACCTGCCTGTGGGCACCGTCATCGCCAAGACGTTCTACTATCCCGTCGCGCCCGTCGATCACACCGGCGAGAGCGCGGACGTGCTCAAGGCGCGCCCCAGCGACTATCAGGATGGTGTGGGCGGCTTGCGGCTTGCGCATGTGCGCCTGATGGAAACGCGCTTGCTGGTTCATCGCGCGGGCGGCTGGGTGGCGCTGCCCTATGTGTGGGACGAGGACCAGCGCGATGCCACGCTGGAGCGCGTGGGCGATGCGATCCCGCTGACGATGGTGGACGGCACGGAGCGCAAGGACTTCGTCTATGTCGTGCCCAACGCCAACGATTGCGCGAATTGCCACGCGCCGAATTTCACGACCGGCGAGATCAATCATATCGAGCCGATCGGAATCAAGGCGCGGCACCTGAACCGCGATTTTCCGGGCAAGTTCGGCACGATCAACCAGCTTACGCGGCTGCAACGGCTGGGCTATCTGAGCGGTGCGCCGGCGGTGGCGTCCGCGCCGCGCAACGTCGATTGGCATGACGAGCGCCTGCCCGTCGATGCGCGCGCGCGCAGCTATCTCGACATCAATTGCAGCCATTGCCATTCGCCCGTCGGCGCCGCGCGCACAACCGGCCTGTGGTTCGATCAGGGCCATGAACACGGCGCCGACTGGGCCAGCCCGCGCCGGATCGGGGTGTGCAAGCAGATCGTGGCCGGCGGGCACGGCGGCGGCGGCCTGCCGTTCGACGTGGCGCCGGGCGAGCCGGAAAAGTCGATCCTGCTCTATCGCCTGCGCTCGAACGTGCCGGGCACGATGATGCCGGAAATCGGCCGCAGCCTCGTTCATGCCGAGGGAATCGCGCTGGTGCGCAGCTGGATCGAGCGGATGGAAGGCCAGTGCCGGCTGGCGTCCGAGCAATAG